One stretch of Acidobacteriota bacterium DNA includes these proteins:
- a CDS encoding ABC transporter ATP-binding protein → MLEARGLTKRYSGVAAVQDVNFCVKPGEILGYLGPNGSGKTTTVNMVTGLLDPTSGQVLFDGRNIHDDLVGFRRRLGYVPEEPHLYPFLSGREFLQLVGRLREIAAPTLERRIDGLLHLIGLGDDGDQAIGSYSKGMRQKVLISAAIVHNPDLLIFDEPLSGLDVTAALVFKHLVRTLAERGKTILYSSHVLEVVEKLCSRVMVLNRGRVVADDSVEHLRELMARDTLEEVFAQLVYRDDPERVSKDIVDLVEQ, encoded by the coding sequence ATGCTGGAGGCGAGGGGTCTTACGAAACGCTATTCAGGCGTGGCAGCCGTTCAGGACGTCAACTTCTGCGTGAAGCCTGGCGAGATTCTCGGCTACCTGGGACCGAATGGGTCGGGCAAGACGACCACCGTCAACATGGTGACTGGCCTCCTCGATCCGACGTCCGGCCAAGTCCTGTTCGACGGCCGAAACATCCATGACGACCTCGTCGGGTTTCGACGCCGTCTCGGGTACGTTCCCGAAGAACCGCACCTTTACCCTTTCCTGTCCGGCCGCGAGTTCCTGCAGTTGGTCGGTCGGCTGCGCGAGATCGCGGCACCGACACTCGAACGCCGAATCGACGGGCTCCTGCACCTGATTGGACTCGGAGATGACGGAGACCAGGCGATCGGATCGTACTCGAAGGGCATGAGACAGAAGGTACTGATCTCCGCCGCGATCGTACACAATCCCGATCTGCTGATCTTCGACGAACCGCTTTCGGGCCTCGATGTGACGGCAGCCTTGGTGTTCAAACACCTCGTTCGGACGCTAGCCGAGCGGGGCAAGACGATCCTCTACAGCTCCCACGTCCTCGAGGTGGTGGAGAAACTGTGTTCGCGAGTAATGGTCTTGAACCGCGGCCGCGTCGTGGCCGACGACTCGGTAGAGCATCTCCGCGAGTTGATGGCGCGGGACACGCTCGAGGAGGTGTTCGCGCAGCTTGTCTACCGTGATGACCCCGAACGTGTGTCGAAGGACATCGTCGACCTGGTGGAGCAATGA
- a CDS encoding type IV toxin-antitoxin system AbiEi family antitoxin domain-containing protein — MRKDLVNVTARRGSPEQRAIAVARRQGIARTRDFETAGIARTALRRMCDRGLLVRTARGLYQVPNAELSAAHSLAETARVAPGATVCLLSALQFHELTTQLPRAVWILIGSKAWTPRNPPVPLEIVRSRGDALTAGIARHVIERVSVPITVPAKTVADCFKYRNRVGLDVAMEALRDCLRHRRATVDELWRFASVCRVRNVMRPYLEAMV; from the coding sequence ATGCGCAAAGACCTTGTGAATGTAACAGCGCGGCGCGGCAGTCCTGAGCAGCGAGCCATCGCTGTAGCTCGTCGCCAGGGTATTGCGCGTACCCGCGATTTCGAGACCGCGGGCATCGCCCGCACCGCCCTTCGCCGGATGTGCGACAGAGGGCTGCTTGTGCGCACGGCGCGAGGACTCTATCAGGTTCCAAATGCCGAACTGTCCGCGGCGCACAGCCTTGCTGAGACTGCCCGCGTCGCGCCTGGGGCCACCGTGTGCCTCCTGTCGGCGCTGCAGTTCCACGAACTCACTACGCAACTGCCACGCGCCGTCTGGATACTAATCGGTTCGAAGGCATGGACCCCGCGCAACCCGCCCGTTCCCCTGGAGATTGTCCGTTCTCGGGGGGACGCTCTCACGGCAGGCATCGCGCGGCACGTGATCGAGCGAGTTTCGGTGCCGATCACTGTGCCGGCGAAGACGGTCGCTGACTGCTTCAAGTACCGGAATCGCGTCGGGCTCGACGTCGCCATGGAGGCGCTACGGGATTGCCTCCGGCACAGGCGCGCGACAGTGGACGAACTCTGGCGTTTTGCATCGGTCTGCCGCGTTCGGAACGTGATGCGTCCCTATCTCGAGGCGATGGTATGA
- a CDS encoding metallophosphoesterase, whose translation MRTRHLPFIVLLGLFVVAGVGYRDSGIITGGARLDARQAPAVPIAPFPNTDGSFKFAVLGDFGDNTPAQYQLAGQMAKLHERFKFDTVVTVGDNLLGSERPQDFKTKFEVPYKPLLDAGVKFYASLGNHDAREQRYYKLFNMGGKLYYTVNPRPEICLFLLEATYPTPEQFQWLENELKASSSDWKIAVFHEPIYSSGEMHGSDLSLRKVLEPFFVKYNVSVAFSGHDHFYERVKPQQGIAYFVVGSGGELRKGNIDRQSGLTAKGFDTDQAFLAAEIIGDQMYFSAISRTGQTVDSGVLMRRKITP comes from the coding sequence TTCTCCTGGGCCTCTTCGTCGTGGCCGGGGTCGGTTACCGCGACAGCGGCATCATCACCGGCGGCGCCCGTCTCGATGCCAGGCAGGCGCCTGCCGTACCGATAGCCCCGTTTCCGAACACGGACGGCTCGTTCAAGTTCGCCGTGCTTGGGGACTTCGGCGACAACACCCCGGCGCAGTACCAACTCGCCGGGCAAATGGCCAAACTCCACGAGCGGTTCAAGTTCGACACGGTCGTGACGGTCGGGGACAACCTGCTCGGATCGGAGCGCCCGCAAGACTTCAAAACGAAGTTCGAGGTTCCCTACAAGCCGCTCCTCGATGCCGGCGTGAAGTTCTACGCGTCGCTCGGCAACCACGACGCCCGCGAACAGCGTTACTACAAGCTGTTCAACATGGGCGGGAAGCTCTACTACACCGTCAACCCGAGGCCGGAAATCTGCCTCTTCTTGCTCGAGGCCACCTACCCCACGCCGGAGCAGTTCCAGTGGCTCGAGAATGAGCTCAAGGCCTCGAGCAGCGACTGGAAGATCGCCGTCTTTCACGAACCGATCTACTCGTCAGGCGAAATGCACGGCTCCGATCTGAGTCTGCGCAAAGTGCTCGAGCCGTTCTTCGTGAAGTACAACGTGAGCGTCGCCTTCAGCGGGCACGACCACTTCTATGAACGCGTGAAACCGCAACAGGGGATCGCGTATTTCGTCGTCGGATCGGGGGGCGAACTGCGGAAAGGTAACATCGACCGGCAGAGCGGCCTGACGGCGAAAGGGTTCGATACCGATCAGGCGTTCCTGGCGGCCGAAATCATCGGCGACCAGATGTACTTCAGTGCCATCTCACGCACGGGCCAGACCGTCGACTCGGGTGTCCTCATGCGCCGCAAGATCACGCCCTGA
- a CDS encoding nucleotidyl transferase AbiEii/AbiGii toxin family protein encodes MSPSRERPRNMAASVRERLTQQARSRSANVQLVMTRYAIERLLYRLSLSRHRERFVLKGAMLFAVWATAPYRTTADLDLLGSGDPEPQLLARAIREVCSVVVEDDGVTFLADTLRVEAAREDQEYQGARMTMTAMIAGARLAIHVDIGYGDAITPGVLDLEYPSLLDMPRAKLRTYPAETVVAEKLHALVALGMANSRMKDFYDLWAIAGSLAFDGAVLARAFGATFERRRTPLPTAVPVALTATFVGDPAKQAQWQGFLRRTEFTLQPSPLHDVAATVAGFVLPPAMAAAAGSVFEQRWEPGGPWK; translated from the coding sequence ATGAGCCCGAGTCGCGAACGGCCGCGCAACATGGCCGCGTCGGTTCGCGAGCGCCTGACTCAGCAGGCTCGATCGCGATCCGCAAACGTACAACTCGTGATGACACGCTACGCGATTGAGCGGCTGCTGTACAGACTGAGCCTGTCCCGGCATCGGGAACGATTCGTACTCAAGGGCGCGATGCTCTTTGCCGTCTGGGCCACTGCACCGTACCGCACGACCGCGGATCTCGACCTGCTCGGCTCGGGCGACCCAGAGCCGCAGTTGCTCGCACGGGCCATCCGCGAGGTCTGCTCGGTCGTTGTCGAGGATGACGGCGTCACGTTCCTCGCCGACACGCTCAGGGTCGAGGCGGCGCGTGAGGACCAGGAGTACCAAGGCGCGCGGATGACGATGACCGCGATGATCGCGGGTGCCCGCCTCGCGATCCACGTGGACATCGGGTACGGCGATGCAATCACGCCGGGCGTTCTGGATCTGGAATACCCGTCACTCCTCGATATGCCTCGCGCGAAGCTCCGCACCTATCCGGCTGAGACTGTTGTCGCCGAGAAACTCCACGCGCTCGTCGCGCTCGGGATGGCGAACAGCCGCATGAAGGACTTCTACGATCTGTGGGCGATCGCCGGCTCCCTGGCATTCGACGGTGCCGTTCTCGCCCGGGCCTTCGGAGCCACGTTTGAACGCAGGAGAACACCGTTGCCGACCGCAGTGCCGGTGGCGCTCACCGCCACATTCGTGGGCGATCCGGCGAAGCAGGCGCAATGGCAAGGGTTCCTTCGGCGCACGGAATTTACTCTCCAGCCGAGTCCGCTTCACGACGTTGCAGCCACGGTCGCCGGCTTCGTTCTGCCGCCGGCCATGGCCGCCGCCGCAGGGTCTGTTTTCGAGCAGCGATGGGAGCCTGGCGGGCCATGGAAATGA
- a CDS encoding IS630 family transposase, translated as MRTAPPVVLSPDERATLATWERGRSFPLRLMQRARIVILASDGMANQDIAREVGVSRPTVQLWRERFLALRVAGLEQDAPRPGRLPSIPEQKVRAVIHATLRTTPSAATHWSVRTMADAQGISPASVQRIWKQHGLKPHLTKTFKISRDTHFVDKLYDVVGLYLNPPDKSLVLCVDEKSQIQALDRTQPGLPLKKGRCGTMTHDYKRNGTTTLFAALSMLDGTVIGECMPRHRHQEFIRFLNTIDVETPPDLDLHIIADNYATHKHPRVQAWLTRHPRFHLHCIPTSSSWVNMVERWFRDITDKRIRRGVFKNVPELIAAIQEYLDNHNQNPRIFKWTASVEQILAKVAKCKEAFETLH; from the coding sequence ATGAGAACCGCGCCACCGGTCGTACTGTCTCCTGATGAGCGCGCCACCCTCGCGACCTGGGAACGAGGGAGGAGTTTCCCTTTGCGTCTGATGCAGCGTGCGAGAATCGTGATACTGGCCAGCGACGGGATGGCCAATCAGGACATCGCGCGTGAGGTGGGTGTCTCTCGGCCAACCGTGCAACTGTGGCGCGAACGCTTTCTGGCGTTGCGCGTGGCGGGGCTGGAACAGGACGCGCCGCGCCCCGGTCGCCTGCCCAGCATCCCCGAACAGAAAGTGCGGGCGGTCATCCACGCGACCCTGCGCACCACGCCGTCGGCGGCAACCCACTGGAGCGTGCGCACGATGGCCGACGCGCAAGGTATCAGCCCGGCCAGCGTGCAGCGTATTTGGAAGCAACATGGCCTCAAGCCGCATCTCACCAAGACCTTCAAGATCAGCCGAGATACACACTTTGTCGATAAGCTCTACGACGTCGTCGGACTGTATCTGAATCCCCCGGACAAATCCCTGGTCCTGTGCGTCGACGAAAAGAGCCAAATCCAGGCGCTCGATCGCACCCAACCCGGGCTCCCCTTGAAGAAGGGCCGCTGTGGGACGATGACACATGATTACAAGCGGAATGGTACGACCACGTTGTTTGCGGCTCTCAGCATGCTGGATGGCACGGTGATCGGCGAGTGCATGCCACGCCATCGACATCAGGAGTTCATCCGCTTCCTCAACACGATCGACGTCGAAACCCCACCCGACCTGGACCTGCACATCATCGCGGACAACTACGCGACCCACAAACATCCGCGCGTGCAAGCGTGGCTCACACGACATCCCAGGTTTCATCTGCACTGCATCCCGACGTCGAGTTCCTGGGTCAATATGGTCGAGCGATGGTTTCGCGATATCACCGACAAGCGCATCCGCCGGGGTGTCTTCAAGAACGTGCCGGAATTGATCGCCGCGATTCAGGAGTACTTGGACAACCACAACCAGAATCCCAGAATCTTCAAATGGACCGCATCCGTGGAGCAGATCTTGGCCAAAGTCGCCAAATGTAAAGAAGCGTTCGAGACACTACACTAG